AAAAGGTATTCGCACGGTTTGGTTGATCGATGACTGTGCTGCGTCAACGGCGACGTTAGCGCGAGATCTAGTGATGGCCGATGGCGACCTGTCTGTGGTGATGGGGACGACACCAGAGAACCTTAGCCGAATGACATCTGCGTTCGGCCGCTGTTGCATGCAGATTGAACTCGACGCATTGGACGTTGCCGAAACGTTCCGCTACATCGCGTCAGGACTCCGGCACGCAGAGTTTCGAATCAATCCAAATGTGTCGACGTCGAAACCCGATGAGCCAGTTTTTACCGATACCGCGATTGTTCGCATGCATGAAATTTCGCATGGCAGGTTAGCCGCGCTGGCCGCAGTCGCCGAAGCTTCTTTGCAACTCGGCGCGGCTTATCAGGTCAGCACCATCACGCCAAGCGTCGTCGAAACCATTATCGCAACTTCAGCGCATGCCGATTACGCGCCGGCCGCGTCTGCGAAGGCAGCCTAGCACGCTCGCCAGTTAGGACTCTTCAGCGTCCGACGTATTTGGGCGGACTTCGATCTTTGTCGTCAGATCGGTTGTGCCCGCGGTGGTTCGTGCGATTGCAAAGGCGATCGAACGCTCTTCCCAGGAATTCACGTGGCCCGTCAAGCATGGGCCTTTCTCGTCCATGCTGCAGTGCACGTCCATCAAATCATTACGACGAAGCGCAGCAACGATTTTTTCGCACAGGCTGATATCGGGATCGGAGATTGAATCGCCGCCGTTGGTGGGCTGTGTTTCGCGGTCGATTGGTTCACTCATTTATTTGTACCATTGGTGTTGTGCAGGGATTTCTAGCGTTTGATCGACCTCTCAGTTGCCACAAAGTGAGGTCAATTTGATTCCAGCACAATCCTGCGACGGACCACCTCACTTTAGCGGACGGAACGTAAACCCCCTAATCTTTTTCAAGCGTTGAACTGTACGCCTGTATTTTGAAAGACGCCAACAGTCGTGATGTCGGTCCGCAGTCGACAAAGTGAACCTCCGACTCGGATTGGTCCACCTTACCAGCCCCCGCCGATTCCTTAGAATCTGCTTCCAGCGATGGGCCACCGCGCCTGTCATCCGATGGACTGTCCCCTTTGGGCTTCGCTCTAAATTTTTTTTGGCCTCGACCTTATGCCTCGCTACAACCCCGCCGAAATCGAACCTCGCTGGCAATCTTTCTGGGAATCGGATCGCACGTTCGTCACTCCAGAACTGCCGACCCAAGCTGCTGACGGGACATTCAAGAAGCGATACATTCTGGACATGTTTCCCTACCCCAGCGGCGATGGGCTGCACGTCGGCCACCCCGAAGGATACACGGCCACCGACATAACGTCTCGCTTTTGTCGCGCTCGCGGTGAGAGCGTCTTGCACCCGATGGGGTTTGACGCGTTCGGTTTGCCAGCCGAAGAACACGCCATCAAAACCGGTGAACATCCGCGCATCCAAACTCAGCGGAACATCGACACGTTCACTCGCCAGTTGAAAATGTTGGGTTTCAGTTACGACTGGGACCGAGTCTTGGCGACGACGGACGAGGACTATTTCAAATGGACTCAGTTCATCTTTTTGGAACTGTACGACACCTGGTTCGACGTCGAACAACAGAAGGGTCGCCCGATCGCCGAACTGCCGATTCCGGCCGACGTGGCCGCCCAAGGTGACGCGGCAGTAGAAACTTATCGGGATTCACAACGACTCGCGTACGAAAGCGATGCGCTGGTGAATTGGTGTCCGAAGTTGGGCACCGTGCTTGCCAATGAAGAAGTCCAAGACGGCAAAAGCGAAGTTGGTGGTCATCCTGTCAAACGTATCCCGCTGAGACAATGGATGCTGCGAATCACAGCTTACGCAGAACGTTTACTCGACGGACTCGATGAATTGCAGTGGCCGATCGGTATCAAGAAACTGCAGCAAGATTGGATCGGACGCAGTACCGGCGCGGAAGTCGACTTCGCCGTTGGCGATCAAAAATTGCGTGTCTACACGACTCGACCCGACACGTTGTTCGGCGCGACCTACATGGTGATCTCACCCGAACACACCATGGTCGATTCGTTGACGACAGCCGATCAGTCGGCGGCCGTGAAAGCGTATTGCGAGAAAGCGTCGTTCAAAAGCGATCGCGAACGAACCGAAGGCGACAAGGCCAAGACGGGTGTCTTCACCGGCAGCCATGCCGTGAACCCAGTCACCGGAAAACCGATTCCGATCTGGATCGCCGACTACGTGCTGGCGGGCTACGGCACCGGTGCGATTATGGCGGTACCAGCACACGACATCCGTGATTTCGAGTTCGCCAAACAATACAATTTGCCGATCATCCAAGTCGTTGAGCCGCCAAAGTCGGATCCGAATTATGACGACTTCATGTCCGGCGAGAAGTGTTTCGCCGGACACGGCGTCGCCATCAACAGCGAAAAATTTGACGGACAAACGACCGAACAAGTCAAGGCCGCAGTAACCGCTTGGTTGACCGAGCAAGGCACCGGCGCCGAAGCGGTCAACTACAAGCTGCGTGACTGGTTGTTCAGTCGCCAACGATTCTGGGGCGAACCGTTTCCGATCTTGCACGAGGTCGACGCGGACGGAAACCCAACGGGCGTCAAACGTGGCGTTCCGGTAGACCAGCTTCCCGTTCGATTGCCAGAACTGGAAGATTTTAAGCCTCACGGGCGTCCCGAACCGCCACTCGCTAAGGCGGCTGACGATTGGTTGTATGTCAATCTGGATGGAAAACGCTATCGCCGCGAAACGAACACGATGCCCCAGTGGGCCGGTTCGTGCTGGTACTACTTGCGATACATCGACAACAAGAACGACGTGGCGTTGGTCGATCCCGCAAAAGAAAAGGCTTGGATGCCGGTCGACTTGTACGTGGGCGGCGCCGAACATGCGGTGCTGCACCTGTTGTACTCGCGTTTCTGGCACAAACTGCTGTACGACCGCGGCCACGTGTCGTGTCCCGAACCGTTTGGACGCCTGGTCAACCAAGGCATGATCTTGGGCGAAGTCGAATACACGGGCTACGAAAGTGAATCAGGAACACCTGTTTCAGCCAGCGATGTTCGCCGAGATGCCGACGGCAACTTGACAGGCACGAATGGCGAAAAGGTTGTCGCGAAGTCGATCAGCGAAGAGGAAGTCGACAAAAAGGGTGACGGTTTCGTCTTGAAGTCGGACGCGAAGGTTCGCATCGAGAGCCGCGCTCACAAGATGTCCAAGAGCCGCGGGAACGTGGTCAACCCGGACGTGGTTGTGCGGGAGTACGGTGCAGACTCGCTGCGACTGTACGAGATGTTCATGGGGCCGCTCGAAGCCACCAAGCCTTGGGCGATGACCGGTGTCGGCGGCGTCCGCAATTTCTTGGACCGAGTTTGGCGAATGGTCGTCGATCAAGATTCGGACGACGACGTGCTTGCCCCCGGATTGACGGATGCCAAGTGTGACGACGAACAAAACCGCATGTTGAACTTGACGATCAAACGTGTCACCGAAGACACCGAAAACATGCAGTTCAATACAGCGATCGCGAGGATGATGGAGTTCACCAACTTCTTCACCCGCTCCGAAACACGTCCGACCGAAGCGATCAAAACGTTCCTGATTTTGCTCGCGCCCTATGCGCCGCACCTCTGCGAAGAACTGTACCGACGTCTCGGAGGAACCGAATCGATCGCCAAGGAAGCTTGGCCAACGTTCGATGAAGCTGCCCTCGTCGAATCCAGCATCGAAGTGCCTGTCCAAATCAACGGAAAGATCAAAGCCAAAGTCAACATCGCGCCGGATGCATCGAAAGAAGCACTTGCCGAGTTGGCACTCAGCGATCCAAAGGTCAAAGAATTGATCGACGGCAAAACGATCGTCAAACAGATCATCGTTCCCGGACGTTTGGTCAACTTGGTCGTGAAGTAAACTGCCGCAAATTAGCCTGCCCAATTAGCGTCGCAGGTGTACTTTCGAAAACCCTAACAGAGCATCAAATGAGCATTGGTATCGGTATTGTTGGTGTTGGCATGATTGCCAACTTTCACGCTCGTGCGATCGCGGACGCCAAAGGCGCCCATTTGGTTGGTGCGACCAGTCGCCGGCCTGAACCAACCGCAGCGTTTGCGGCGAAGCACGACTGCAAGCCGTTTGATTCTTTGGAAGCGATGCTAGCCGATCCCGAAGTCCAGGCTGTGTCAATCTGTGCCCCAAGCGGTGCTCACTTGGACCCGGCGGTCGCCGCGGCTAAGGCGGGAAAGCATGTGATCGTTGAAAAGCCACTGGAAGTCACGACAGAACGATGCGACCAAATCATCAAAGCTTGTGATGATGCCGGCGTGCGTCTGGCAGTCACCTTTCAAAGTCGATTCCACGAGTCTAGCCGTTTGATGAAAAAGGCCGTCGACTCGGGCCGTTTTGGCAAGATCACAATGGGTGATGCCTACGTGAAATGGTTTCGCAGCCAGGAATACTACGACAGCGGTGCGTGGCGAGGCACGTGGGCTCTCGACGGTGGCGGAGCATTGATGAACCAAGCGATCCACTCGGTCGACCTATTGCTGTGGTTGATGGGACCAGTCGCCGAAGTCAGCGCGATGACAGCCACGATGACTCACGAGCGGATCGAAGTCGAAGACATCGCGGTTGCAACTTTGAAATTCGCAAACGGTGCTCTCGGCGTTATCGAGGCCACCACGACGGCGTACCCCGGTTCGCTAAAACGGATCGAAATCAGCGGCAGTCACGGAACGGCGATCCTGGAAGAAGAAGACATTAAACAGTGGCAGTTCGCCGATGAAACAGCGGACGACGAAGCACTGCGACAACGAATGGCTGGCAAGACAGAAACTGGTGGTGGTGCGGCCGACCCGTCCGCGATCGGACATCACGGACACACGATGCTGTTCGAAGAAGTGATTGCAGCGATCAACGAAAATCGCCCATCCGTGCTCGACGGTCACGAAGGCCGCCGCAGCGTCGAGTTGATTCGAGCAATTTACGAGAGTGCCCGAACCGGGCAGACCGTTAATCTCGCTTAGCCGACTGCCTGCGTGCTTATCGCTGGCGTTCTACTTTTTCGCCACCAAGCTGACGCCGACGATCGCGATCGCCATTCCGGCGATGTGCTGGATTGACGTGGGTTCGCCCAGTACCGCGATCGCCAGTCCCATCGTCAGGACTGGCCCGATCGATCCGATCACGGTCGTGCGTGTCGCACCGATGCGAACGATCGCTTCATTGATCATGAAGCTTGGCAACACGGTGCACACAAACGCCAACAGCAAACCGTAGACATAAACGATCGGTTTTGCTTGGACCAGACTCTGGACTGGCTCGGTAATGACGAAGTGCACACCAATGAAAAATGTCGAACCAATCATCGCCATGCTGGTGAATTCGCGACTGCCGATTCGCTGCATCGTGGGTTTCGCGAACAAGATGTACAACGAATAGCTCAGCGCTGCCCCGATCACCAACGCGACACCCTGGCGAACGTCACTGCCATCGGTCAACGTCTTTTCTTGGCCGTACATCAACAGCACGCCAAGGTAGCAAAGCACGATCGATGCGATGATTCGCCGGTCAATCGTCTCACCTAGAAACATCCAAGCCAACAACGCGACCATCGCGGGGTACGTGAACAAGGTCAATCGTTCAAGCTGGGCCGAGATCAGTTCGAGACCGGAAAGGTCCAGGTACGACGCCAAATAGTAACCTAGGAAGCCAAGTCCCAAGGAGCGCACGACGTCGGATCGACTGATAGGTTGTTCATCGCTACGGCTACGCAGCTTCCAAAATACGAGGACGTAGAATGGAAGTGCCAATGACATTCGCAGCGTCAAAAGGAACGTGGCGCCGACGCCTTCGGCAAACGCAAGTTTGATAAAGATCGACTTCAACGCAAATAGAAACGTTCCTAAGATCGCCAACGACATGCCCGACCGGAATTGCACGACTGAATCGCTCTCTTGTGCCGCTTCGCTGGTCGTTGAATCGGTCAATTGAGTCGAGTTTCGAAAGAGTGAATGGCGGATGGATTCGTCGTACACGACTGTGATGACTGATCGACGCTTGGCGTCGCCGAAAGGTTCACGCCGCGGAATCCACTCTATCGCTGACGCAGCCAAGACTTCGCCTTCGCATACTCACCCGTACCAATCCAATCGGCAACACGGTCCAGTTCGTCTTTGGTCGCACCGTTGCTCTTACGAAACTCTAGCAATTTGCCCGGCAATGCCAGCGCCGTCGGATCAGCCTGCTGACCGAGCAATTGAGTTTGCAAATGTTTCAAGTCACGATCGCCAAATTCAACGCTTGGCTCGATCACAGTTCCTTCGCCCCAGTCGTTCCAGGTAGCAATTTGCGCAAAGGCTGCCTTACTGGCCAGTGCGCGGGCAAGCGTGACGCGAAACGTTTCGCCATCAGCGTCTTCAATGTCGGGGTAGCTTTCACGCACCTTGGCTTCGCCATAGAAGTCTACAAACCGGGGGAAGACAACCGGAATCGCAGCTTCCCATTCGGGCGAGTCTCGATAGAAACGATCGACCGCATCCATCCCTGGACCAGGGATCGGCCAATCAAACGCACCGGTTGCCCCATCACGTCGATGATGCTCGCTGAAGTACGCGATCGGAAATGTCAGCCTGCCAATGCACTCGGTCCACTGCTCGTTTGAAAGTCCCGCGTTACCGAACGACAACATCGCTGGCTTGCCACCAAGTCGAACATAGTTGTCAAGCGAGAACCAATTCTTATTCAGCCACGCAATCTCCGACGCCACGTGCTCAACTCTTTCGGATTCCTTGACGAGCCCTTGTTCAATGAGTGGTCCAAGCGTTTGGTCCTCGTAGCAAATCGCAAACTTCATTCCCATCTTGTTGGCTTGATCGATTAGCGTCGTTGTGTTTCGATGCAGGATCGGATAATCGTAGCAGGGCTGGATGCCATACCAGTCGACGATCACTCCATCGATCCCAGCGACTTTCATCAGCAACAAGTGATACTCGATCACATCGACATCACTGGAATCGTACGGCCCAATCGACGGATAATACTCGGAAGCGATTGACCGCTGACGCACAGACTGAGTTCCCTTGCCCACCGCGTTGGGTTCGAATTCGTCGGGATTGAATTGGTTCATCGTCCAGTGGAATCCCCACGCTTGGTTGACGGGTTTGGCGACAAACCAAGGCATATAGTGAGCAAGCATCAAGGGACGTGGAGGTCTAGAATCGTCCGGCGATTGCGCAATTGCAGCGAAACCAAAAATCCAGCAAATGACGAATGCCATTGTGATAGCAGCCTGAACGATCTTCATAAACTGAATTCCCACGGTTGTCGAACGACTCGATTACAATCAGCCGGAATCATAGCCGAAAACCACCCCTTTCCTAATGATCGAGTACCGTTTGATGAGATCGTTTCCAACACACGGATTGATGGGCGTTCTGTGCCTGTTGATGATGACCGCAACGTCACACGCCCAAGACAATAAGCCGGTCAGGCAGACTTACACCGTCGAAGAAGACGTCTTGTACCGTGACGAGGATGGAATATCCGACCTCGCCAATAAACGCTGCCGGTTGGACGTCTATTACCCGGCCGACAAGAAAGGCTTTCCTACGGTCGTGTGGTTCCACGGCGGTGGACTTACCGGCGGGAACAAGTCGATCCCGAAGGAATTGAAGAACCAAGGCGTAGCAGTCGTGGCCGCAAACTATCGCTTGCACCCAGACGTCAAGTCGCCAACCTACGTCGAAGATGCCGCGGCAGCGGTTGCTTGGACAATCAAGAACATTGAGCGTTTCGGCGGATCAAAGTCTAAAGTTTTCGTCAGCGGTCATTCCGCCGGCGGATACCTGACTAGCATGATTGGTTTGGACCGACATTACCTTGCCGCTCACGATTTGGAAGCCAACGATCTTGCCGGCCTGATTCCGTTCAGCGGTCACACGATCACTCACTTCACGGTTCGCAAAGAACGCGGCATCAAGTCCACCCAAGCAATCGTTGACGAGATGGCACCGATCTTTCACGTTCGCGCCGATGCACCACCGATTCTGCTAATCACCGGCGATCGTGAAAAGGAAATGCTTGGTCGGTACGAGGAAAACGCCTACTTTTGGCGAATGTTAAAAGCGGTCGGTGATGAAGACGTCGAGCTGTTCGAACTCGACGGCTATGACCACGGCGGCATGGCCGCGCCAGCCTTTCCTCTGTTGATACGGTTCATCAATCAACACAGCGACTAAAAGATAGAATGACCATGTCTAGGCACCAAGTTTTGGCTGTAGGATGGAATGGTCCCGCAAGAGATCGGGCACCTTTCAATGCGACGCCGTTCTCGGCACCTCTGGGGGACGCAGAGAGTAACTACTCGTACCCCAAAGACGTTTTTGGAAACCTTGTAGCTGAGCGAAGAGTCCTAACCAGTGGATGTTAGCTCCAAGCATCACCAAGGACGCAATGCTGTGACGGACAGAATGGACCTCGGTGTCATGCCCAGGAAACGGCCAAACGAGCAGCCCTCCCTATCGAATTGCGTCACATGCGTTATGCAAGAGGCTTGATTGCAATTCCAAGCCAATCAAGGCAGTCGCCAAGCAAATCCACTTGCACAGCGACAGAACAAGACCTGAACAAGACCTGAACAATCGCGGCAAACCCGGCTTCCTCGCTGCATAGCACAGACCAGCGGTCCCTCAACCATGCTCTGATCGTTTTGACCGACAGACCGATGCGGCCCTTGCCATGTGACCGTCAGTGGTTGACACCGCAACCCCGCTCAGCCCCCTGCGATGTGGCTGCACACCACGCGACCCTAAGAATACATAACTAGGTAATTGTGACCGGCATTATTTAAGACCACACCCTTCAAACTACCCCCAAACTACCCCCAAACTTCCCACCATGACTCGGCGAGAATAGCCCGTCGCCCTCCACCTACCGACTTGGCTCCCGGGAGCCGTCGACAATTTGACTGCTCTGGCAAATTCTCTATCCGACAATCTCGCTATCGATCCCGTCGTTGAACATGCCAACGGTTCCGTTCTCCTAGTCGGTCGGAAGCATCACCCACAGTTCGGGTCGACCGACGTTGCAGTGAACCGCTCGCACTAGCATCCCCATGCACGCCCACGACACGAACAGCGTCATTCGAGCCGCATGCCAAGCGATGGGAAATGTACTTGCGGATTCGCGTCGCCGGTTGTCCACGCTAGGAACTGGGTGGAATATCGTTTCAATCACAGCCGAACGCTTTGGCTCATCATCCTGCAAACGATCGAGCGTTTGCAGGGTCTCATAGAACGTTTGCGGTTTCACGCCCCGCTCCATCAGCTGGCGGTCAATCGCGTAGGACGCTTGCCGGCTAAGCGTTGGCAGCGTCAGCAATCCAAGGAAGCTCCAAAGAGTGAATCCGCAGCACGTCAACGCTAACTCACCCACGCTGGTCACGCCCGCACCAGGCAACATGGCCGACAGAACAAAACCGGTCAAAACCCACGCAAACGCAAGCATCACCCCGCGCGTCCGGCTTCCACTTTCGATCGCTTCCAAACGTCTTGCAATCGTGATCGCCAACTGGTCGGGGGACAACTTTGACAGCGAAGACGAAGGCACAACGATCCATTCCATCCTTGGCAAACCAACGATACCGCCAGTGAAACCGACGTCATCGTGCTCGACCACCATGACCGGGCGTGGCTTCCAGCCCCACTGCGAAGCCCGCTCGAGCGCGGCACTGACAGCGACCTTCGCCTCGGCCTGCACATCGCCCCTGTCGGGCAAGGATGCCGTAAGCCGAGCGATTCGGAATTGAAACGCAACCTGGACGACTCCAATCGCCAGGATCACCAAACCAGCCCCGACCAAGCCGACCTCTCGTCCCATCGCCAGAATCAGCAGACTCGCGATCAAAAAGAAGCACGCCTGAACCATCACGCCGCGAATCCATCCCTTCACGAAAGCCCAGATCGTGATTTTGCGTGGGCTTGAGCGATTGGGCAACAAGTAACCGCCCAGAATATCCAGGGGCAGCATCACGCCAACCAAGCAGCTGATCAAGGCCACCAAACCAAACAGATCTTCGCCGCTCCACGACTGCGCGTCTGGCAGCAGTTGGAGCGGTAACCCGGAGGCAAGCAAGTACGAGCTGATCACCACGATCAACCCTACGCCAGAAATCCCTAGCCACAATCGAGAACGTGCGTAAGTAATCGCTACTACTCCAACGAGAGATTGAAACTCAAAACGGCAGACCGCCGCAAAGCCACGCTAAGACGTCTTTTCCAACTCGCCGAGCTGCTTGCCGATCTCTTCCGCCTCGGCTCGTTTCATGTCGCTCTTCTTTCGATTGACCGTGGACAGATCAAAAGATTCCTGCATCAGCTTATTGTATTTTTCCTGCAACTTCTCTTTGCTATTTCCCGATCCAAACATTGCAATGTTCTCCGTAGTTTTGAACTAATGGTAATCGTTAGATTGTGAACGGCCGTCAACAGGAAGCGATTTCAGGAGCATCCGCCTGAGACAATTCCGTCCGTGACAATACAGACAACTAGTCGCTTCGCTACACTCCACGGGGTTCCGAGGTCTTCTCATCAGGTAAATCGAATGAAGCGAAATCCAATGGTCTATATCTCGACAATCGCGGTCTTGGCTGTGATCGGTGTTCTTGTGTTTAACAAGTCCACACGAGCGGGTTACGAATCAGCCGAATACAAGGTGATCGAATCCGACGGAAACTTTGAAGTCCGCGAATATCCCGACCTGATGCTGGTCGCCACGTCCACAAAGATTGACGCTCAAGGTCGCGACGGCAGTTTCA
The Rubripirellula reticaptiva DNA segment above includes these coding regions:
- a CDS encoding glycoside hydrolase family 71/99-like protein; translated protein: MLAHYMPWFVAKPVNQAWGFHWTMNQFNPDEFEPNAVGKGTQSVRQRSIASEYYPSIGPYDSSDVDVIEYHLLLMKVAGIDGVIVDWYGIQPCYDYPILHRNTTTLIDQANKMGMKFAICYEDQTLGPLIEQGLVKESERVEHVASEIAWLNKNWFSLDNYVRLGGKPAMLSFGNAGLSNEQWTECIGRLTFPIAYFSEHHRRDGATGAFDWPIPGPGMDAVDRFYRDSPEWEAAIPVVFPRFVDFYGEAKVRESYPDIEDADGETFRVTLARALASKAAFAQIATWNDWGEGTVIEPSVEFGDRDLKHLQTQLLGQQADPTALALPGKLLEFRKSNGATKDELDRVADWIGTGEYAKAKSWLRQR
- a CDS encoding alpha/beta hydrolase; this translates as MRSFPTHGLMGVLCLLMMTATSHAQDNKPVRQTYTVEEDVLYRDEDGISDLANKRCRLDVYYPADKKGFPTVVWFHGGGLTGGNKSIPKELKNQGVAVVAANYRLHPDVKSPTYVEDAAAAVAWTIKNIERFGGSKSKVFVSGHSAGGYLTSMIGLDRHYLAAHDLEANDLAGLIPFSGHTITHFTVRKERGIKSTQAIVDEMAPIFHVRADAPPILLITGDREKEMLGRYEENAYFWRMLKAVGDEDVELFELDGYDHGGMAAPAFPLLIRFINQHSD
- a CDS encoding DMT family transporter produces the protein MAASAIEWIPRREPFGDAKRRSVITVVYDESIRHSLFRNSTQLTDSTTSEAAQESDSVVQFRSGMSLAILGTFLFALKSIFIKLAFAEGVGATFLLTLRMSLALPFYVLVFWKLRSRSDEQPISRSDVVRSLGLGFLGYYLASYLDLSGLELISAQLERLTLFTYPAMVALLAWMFLGETIDRRIIASIVLCYLGVLLMYGQEKTLTDGSDVRQGVALVIGAALSYSLYILFAKPTMQRIGSREFTSMAMIGSTFFIGVHFVITEPVQSLVQAKPIVYVYGLLLAFVCTVLPSFMINEAIVRIGATRTTVIGSIGPVLTMGLAIAVLGEPTSIQHIAGMAIAIVGVSLVAKK
- a CDS encoding Lacal_2735 family protein: MFGSGNSKEKLQEKYNKLMQESFDLSTVNRKKSDMKRAEAEEIGKQLGELEKTS
- the leuS gene encoding leucine--tRNA ligase — encoded protein: MPRYNPAEIEPRWQSFWESDRTFVTPELPTQAADGTFKKRYILDMFPYPSGDGLHVGHPEGYTATDITSRFCRARGESVLHPMGFDAFGLPAEEHAIKTGEHPRIQTQRNIDTFTRQLKMLGFSYDWDRVLATTDEDYFKWTQFIFLELYDTWFDVEQQKGRPIAELPIPADVAAQGDAAVETYRDSQRLAYESDALVNWCPKLGTVLANEEVQDGKSEVGGHPVKRIPLRQWMLRITAYAERLLDGLDELQWPIGIKKLQQDWIGRSTGAEVDFAVGDQKLRVYTTRPDTLFGATYMVISPEHTMVDSLTTADQSAAVKAYCEKASFKSDRERTEGDKAKTGVFTGSHAVNPVTGKPIPIWIADYVLAGYGTGAIMAVPAHDIRDFEFAKQYNLPIIQVVEPPKSDPNYDDFMSGEKCFAGHGVAINSEKFDGQTTEQVKAAVTAWLTEQGTGAEAVNYKLRDWLFSRQRFWGEPFPILHEVDADGNPTGVKRGVPVDQLPVRLPELEDFKPHGRPEPPLAKAADDWLYVNLDGKRYRRETNTMPQWAGSCWYYLRYIDNKNDVALVDPAKEKAWMPVDLYVGGAEHAVLHLLYSRFWHKLLYDRGHVSCPEPFGRLVNQGMILGEVEYTGYESESGTPVSASDVRRDADGNLTGTNGEKVVAKSISEEEVDKKGDGFVLKSDAKVRIESRAHKMSKSRGNVVNPDVVVREYGADSLRLYEMFMGPLEATKPWAMTGVGGVRNFLDRVWRMVVDQDSDDDVLAPGLTDAKCDDEQNRMLNLTIKRVTEDTENMQFNTAIARMMEFTNFFTRSETRPTEAIKTFLILLAPYAPHLCEELYRRLGGTESIAKEAWPTFDEAALVESSIEVPVQINGKIKAKVNIAPDASKEALAELALSDPKVKELIDGKTIVKQIIVPGRLVNLVVK
- a CDS encoding Gfo/Idh/MocA family protein; protein product: MSIGIGIVGVGMIANFHARAIADAKGAHLVGATSRRPEPTAAFAAKHDCKPFDSLEAMLADPEVQAVSICAPSGAHLDPAVAAAKAGKHVIVEKPLEVTTERCDQIIKACDDAGVRLAVTFQSRFHESSRLMKKAVDSGRFGKITMGDAYVKWFRSQEYYDSGAWRGTWALDGGGALMNQAIHSVDLLLWLMGPVAEVSAMTATMTHERIEVEDIAVATLKFANGALGVIEATTTAYPGSLKRIEISGSHGTAILEEEDIKQWQFADETADDEALRQRMAGKTETGGGAADPSAIGHHGHTMLFEEVIAAINENRPSVLDGHEGRRSVELIRAIYESARTGQTVNLA